CTTCTAGCAGTTTCGGTATCCTGCATCACGTATTTGAGAGGAATATTTCCAGAGTGTGCTTATGGAACAAGATATCTAGATGGTAAtataatgtttatttaaaaactttctttaaacgtgttgtttttattttcacttgatCTGAAATGGTAATTTTTGACTTAGagattttggttttttaataactgctttattgagatttaattcacatacctaacaattcactcatttaaaatgcACAATTTATTGACTTTTGGTATATTCAAAGAGgtatgcagccatcaccacagtgagtttcagaacatttcatcacctcaaaaggaaaccccatacccattaaaTCACTCTCCACTTACCCCACTTCCCAGTCctaggcaaccaccaatctgctttctgtctctggatttgcctattctagacatttcaaaTACATGAAATCATGCActatgtggtcctttgtgactggcttctttcatttggcATAATGTTTTTGGTTCATCCATACTGTAGTATGGATTACACTACATTCTTTTTAtcgctgaataatattcctttacatggagataccacattttatttatccactcatcatttgatgaacatttgagttgtttccactttttggctattataaataatgccacATTCATGaacaagtttctgtgtggacagCTAAGTGATTTTCTAAAGTATATTAGATACCTTGGAAAGCCCTTAATCATAAAAATTTCCCTCAGTTTCTCAAGTATATTATCTCCTGACATTACTCTTATAGTGAAGAAGTAAATAGGTAAAAACATTCTATTATTTATAGCCTTGTACACTGGTAGTATATGTtcttgtgttattttaaagtGGTAAAAGTAATATAACCAGTTTATACTACAATAACTTACTGTGCAGCACATAATATATACCTAATATTGTGCATCAACTCTGTTGGCAATATGTTAAGCATTACGTTATGTATGGTATCTTGTTAATTCATATTACAGGcctatgaggtagatattatcccaatttttcagataaggaaccTGTAACAGCAATATCAGTTCTTCCCACTATATTACTTGTTGCTTCCTTGCAGGGCTGTATCTGATAGCCTGTTGCAAGTATTTTACTGGGAAAAGAGTCCATAGCAAATATTCTAGATTCTTGGGTAACAATTGCATGTGAGCATTATAGGTAACCCTAAGTATTCTATGGCttttaaaatggacatttttttcccatcaaTATACATCCTGATCATTATGATGCCTTTTTATACTAAGGattaaaaaattgtttccataaaaccttttcttcctttaattatATTCATTGCCATTAATAATAAACCTGTAATATGCAGCTGAAGAAAATACTCTTCATCTAAATTTCTAGTTGTTTACTTCTTAAGTAGCTCTATGTTTATATCATCActtttatatttagatctttgtGTCAAAATTCTGAGAGAAGACAAAAGTTGTCCAGGATCTTCGCAGTTAGTGAAGTGGTGAGTAAAATACctaatgaaagaaaattatttttttctaaaatcacattttctttgtACTTTGGATATCTTTAAGTGTTTAACCCAGTTTTAGTGATTTCCTTCTGTAACACTGGATACCATTTTTTCAGGTCTTTGgatttttgcattaaaattttcctttatttcatgCTCCACGTGAGCAGGCTTCATTCTCCTATTGCTGTTCCTCACAAATAGCTGTCAGATACAttctgtcttccttccctcccatctCCTATTGACAGTTACGTTTCTGCcacattatttgttttgttttattgttttaagctagTTAAGAAGGGAGCTTTAATAGGAAAATCGTGTTATTTAGTAATGAGATAATATGGAGACTTACTAACAAAACTATTTTCTCGAAGTGCACTCATTCTAAAAACTAATCCTTGGTTATTTTTTAGGATGTTAGGATGCTATGATGCTTTACAGAAAAAATACGTAAGTcaatgtctcttttttctttttttctacagtTTATATTCTATGAATGTAACAGCAGTTATCATGTAGTAAAAGATTAATTTAAAGTAACTTGGGCATAGACCAGTCCAAAATACTGAAAATCTGAATATTTTAAAGACTGATATTCAACTCATTTAAAGCTAATAGAATTAATACTTAAATTTTGCCAAGCCAGTTTTGGTTAATTGttaacattcatttgtattaataACACATATtaacttacagaaaaattaatgaaattaaagtcttttaaaatagttcattcaagggaactatattcaatacctgtaaagatctataatgaaaaagaatatgaagaggtaaatatatataatatgtatgtataaatgaatcactatgctatacgccagaaattaacacaacattgtaaactgactgttcttcaattaaaaaaaaatctctgtaacccaccaaaaaaaaagttcattcatTAATTTCACATGCCTTCTACAATCTTGTTTATACCAATGATTTAATAAATTGTTTCTTCATGAGAGTTCAAAAATGTAGTCTAGGTTAAATTGTGACAAGCCTTTTTGTATACTTAGCTTATGTTTATATCAACATAAACAAGGAAGTccgactcttaaaaaaaaatatgaaaaagataaaacttTATCCATGGTCACTAACCTAGCTCAATAAggcattaaatatttaatattcattaaatattgagtgcctgctatgtgctAGGCACATATCCTAGGTAGGAGCTGGGTATGCTAACAGTGGTCAACAAGACAAAGCGGGTCCCTTCTGTAGTGGGAAAACagccaataaaacaaaaaaatcagataatatcCAGTGggatatttttaggaaaaatacgTGGCAAATGGAGAGGTGGAGTAACTTTAGATAGGGCAGTCAAAGGAACTTCTCttaggaggtgacatttaagttgaggcttgaaatagaagaaaccaGCCAGGCATTGATTTTAGGAGAGAATATTCTTGACAGAGCAGCAAACGCAAAGAATTGGAGGGGAGTTTGGAGAATTCGAAGAACAAATAGAAGGCCCGAATGACTGAAGTGGGATCAGTGCAGGAGAGCTGCAGGAGATGAAGCTGGGAAGAAGCTCAGGGCCAGAGCATCCAGGGCTGTGTAGgtaaagagtttggattttattttaggtGCAAATAAAAGCCATCTGAATGTTTTGAGTAGAAATGTGACatcatttgatttattttctaaattaaaagaaaaatcactctgCTATTTAGAGAATATACTGTGGAAAGAGAATAAGATTGGAATTAAGGAGACTAGCACTTAATCTATTACTGCAGTACTGGTGAAAAATAATGGTGGCTTAGACCAGGATGGCaaaggaggagaaaaatgaaaagattcagGTTATATCTGGCAGTAGGACTGATTGGACTTGTTGATTGATCGGTTTGGGAGTATAAGGAACAGATCCAAATCAAGAATGACTCTGATTTTTCACAGATTACTTGAgtgaataatttcctctgatGCTCTCCTCCTATGGTCTCCAGAGTCTATTCCCTTTACTAAATGAGCAGGGCTCTGAATTctactttttcctcttttcaaaaTCGGTTGTCATATTGGTAAGGTTTAATGTGTTATTTCACAATATGCATTTTCCTTGTAACTGGCAGCAGTATCCCTGTTTGCTTAAGTCAGTGACATGAATTTCAACCTTCAGTAAGTCaactagaaatatatattttggggAATAGAGAAGGATGTCTAAGGTATTGCTTTATATGCATGATGTGAAGTCTATTTTCTTCAAGATTATTTTTCTTAGCAATGAATGTTGAACTAGGACAAAGAATTCTTATGATCCAGCATGAAAAAATATTGTATAGAATAAaagatttttgttctttgttataTTTCAGCTAAGGATGGTTGTTCTAGctgtaagtattttttaattatgttgttcttttttaaagactGTCAAATTTGGCCTTGCTTAATTAAATAACACTAAAACCATGTATTGATTGTGTCATTATATGCAAACAACTGATCTAGCCAGTGGAAAAAAGTaatattttggggggttgttttgtattttgttttctgaattcaTTTAATAGTTTAGTCTAAACATCCAATTTAGTTCTTCTTGAATATTTAGCTTTATATAACTGaattgtaaattattttaaaataggtatACACCAATCCAGAAGACCCTCAGGTAAGTATGCttgagtcagagaaatataatgcCTCTATTATCTAAAAGTAACATAAaagtataatataataatatcttATGCTTCTAATTGTGCATTTATCAATGTACTTTTATCAGTGCACTTTCACATATATTTTCACATTTGAACCTCATAAAGACTTTTTTGAGTTAAGATAGGGTTTATATTGTTATCTTTAAATCGATTAATACACTTACTACAAGAGAGATTACATGACTGATCTAGGCCACAAAGCCACAAACCATTAGAAATAACCTAAATCTCCTGACTTCTGGTTCTTTACAATAGTCTTTTTATAGAATTATAAAAGGGTTTGAGTTTGAGAAAAAATAAGATACTCATCCTTAATCTTTGAATAGTCACCCCAATCCAGTCACATCTACCTGTTCATCTGACaattaaaggaaagaaaggattATAAAAAATGGAAGGGAAAACCAGAAGGCAAGAAATGAAGGGGAAAGATCTATTGAGTTGTTACTATTCCTGGGCTCTGTTCTTTGGGACTTtatgtgcattatctcatttattcatcATAAGCATCATGAGGTAATACCATTATCATCTCTACTCTATAGATAAGGAAAACCAGACACAAGGTTTCTTACCTAAGGTCACAGTGGCAGAAACAGAATTTGGACCTAAGAAGGCCAGTTCATGATCTGAGTGCTGAACCATTACACCGCTTTACAGTATGGTGTTTCATTCAGTCATGgagaagcagatttttaaaaaagagagagctaACCCCATCCCTAAGTGAGAAGTgaaatgtaaagaaaacaataaaagtattaGGACTTCAAGACGGTTGGGAGTGTCTTTTCTTTGATACGCATACCTGCAAGTAATACTTAATATATGTCCATGGTGACAAAGAAAATCATTTGCTATAAGGCAAAGGCTATCAGTAAGTTACTTGTTCAGAAACTacagaaaaatgttcattttattttcagatgatttgttgttgcacatttttttttcacttaaaagagCAACATTGCCGATACACTAACGTTTATTGAATGCTTAGTGTGCCAGTATTTAAGAGCTCTCTATAAATTATCCCATTTGATAAATATTCACAGGCACCAATGAGATAGGTACTATTTTCAACCCCTTTTATTaactggggaaactgagacttaagGCTTAAATGACTTGCTTGTGTTTACCATATAGAAGGATTTAAGCCCTGTGCTTAGCCATTCTGTTAGAGTAAGAGAGATGCTGCCTGTCTTACCTGCCTGCTGAGGAGTTCCTTCCCTCTGGTATGTAAAACATACATTGCAGTGAGTGGGAAAATAACTCTCCAACACTGAAGCCCCAGAGCCCAAACTGTGGAAATTGACTATTAGGACTTTCAAATTTCAATGGACCAATAGgaattggaatgcagaaaaaagtattaaatatatGCTGAGTCATACAAAACCTGTATATGGCTACTTGGCTGCCAGTACTGTATATCAGATACATAACTGCAATATTTTCTACTTAAGACAATTTCAGAGTGTTACCAATTTAAATTCAAGTACACCAGTAATGGACCGATCATGGACTTCATAAGGTATtgttctatagttttctttttgtattacAGATTACTGCTTATCCATATTAATACTATATAGATAAACTTCAGGAATAATTCTGAAACTTCTCAAACATCCTCAGTTAACCATCAAGGATACAAAATATCCTTGGAGTGGCCACAAACCAGAATTCTGTGGCTAGTTATATACTATTTTAATTGTGAAACAGAGCCAAAGAGTAAGAAAGCTATTTTGTGCTTCGGTGATTAGAAATATAATGAAAATCCATAATTTGTTTCCTTTAAACATCTTATATAAAATGCATATTAacttaatatatgtaaattagtTTATAATAATGATATTAACAGTGATATCAGTGACATTAAAACACACTTAATGGTAACTTAACTTAACAACTTAATGCTTTAATAGTAAGAATCTTAAGTAGTAAAACGTGAAGTTATGTTATTAGAAGCCACAGTTTTCATAAAAGGAATTAATGTGTGATTCTCTTCTAGTAGAAACCAAAAGAGTGAATCTAATATGCCATCTGCTGACACCAAGAAAGCAAGTATTCTCCTCATTCGCAAGATTTACGTTCTAATGCAAAATCTGGGACCTTTACCTAATGATGTTTGTTTGACCATGAAACTTTTTTACTATGATGAAGGTACTATTTCCAATTCATTCTGTTTCAGTTGGTAcctgtatattttattattattgaaacaGTTGGTTTCCATCCCAAATGTTTTTAAGCACTTAAATTGTTACATATTTTTGGAATTATAAATTTTacatgaaataaaagtatttgaaaaaaggCTTTAAAATATACACAGCTTCTCCAGTGATATGAACATTTACATGTGAAGTTCAGTATCATTCATAATTAAAAAGTGAAGCAGTGAGATACCATTTTTCACTTACCAGATCTGTAAAACTTGTAAACTCACTATTGACAAGGGTGTGAGGGGAAGCAGGCAGTTTTATACACTCTTGAGGAAATGTATATGGGTgccataaacattttaaaaggacagTTTTGCAGTATCAAAATTTTAAGTGCACATTCTCTTTAATCCAGAAATTCTATAGCTAGAAAAGTATCTTGGGAATATACTTAGACAAATATGCAAGGTTATATGTTTATAAAGATTTTCATTATTGCATTGGTTAAACTAGgaacaaactggaaacaacttgaCAGTCTTTCATTGGagaactgataaataaattattgtgcatctatataatataatgCTTGTGCTAGCTGTTTAAAAGAATGTGCTGATAAATTAAGTTAtccaagaaatattaaaaacagattaaaaagtgATGTTAAGGACAGCTTGGTACAGAATAGTATGATctcatttgtgttttaaaattatatatatatatattatatatatatatttttacatgcaTAATGTCTTCTAGAAGAATGTAAAGCAGAGACAATAATAACTTACACTTACTGAATACGTGTTCTGTGCCAGTTctgttctgagcattttacagactTGAATACCCACAATGACGCTGTGAGGTCGATACTagtattttctccatctgacagatgaggaaaccaaatcCAGGATGATAAGTAGTttcctcaaggccacacagccaataAAGTGTAGGGGAAAAAGGTTACCTTTAAGGAATAAGATAAGAACTTAGAGATAGTAGGAGaatggtttttactttttattatatgcCCTTCTATACTATTTGAAATTTCTTCAGTCtgcatatattttttataataattgttatattttcttcagtttcatGAACAGCACAGTATATACTTACTTTTCTGCAGTTACACCCCCAGATTACCAGCCTCCTGGTTTTAAGGATGGTGATTGTGAAGGAGTGATATTTGAAGGGGAGCCTATGTACTTAAATGTGGGAGAAGTCCCAACAGCTTTTCACACCTTCAAAATAAAAGTGACCACTGAGAAAGAACGAATGGAAAATATTGATTCGACTATATTATCACCAAAACAGTTAAAAACACCACTTCAAAAAATTCTCATGGACAAAGATGATCTAGAAGATGAACAGGAGCACTGTACAAGTGTAAGCACATTTAAAGAGCTATGAAGTGCAATTGTAACCAATGTTTGATTCAGTTCTGAGGTCTGTAATAGCCCTCAGCAGTATTTGTATAAATACTTAGTATAATCATAAGCTCCAGTTTGGAAGAGACCTTAAAGAAGGTATAGGCTTgtggttttaaaactttttacctGGGTGCAAAcaacattattcttagaaatttaAACGCACAAATATTCTGAATGAAGAAGGGAATGACCCTGGAGGCCCAGCCACTCACCACCTCACCTACCCTCACAGTGGACTCTGAGGAAACCCCCTAGCCTAGAGCATAATTTGAAAATCACTGAACTATTCCAGTCCCCCAGCTAATGCTGGAATCTTTTCTAGAACACCCTACTTAGAGCTCTTGTAAGCCTGTGCTTGAATTTCTTCAGGGCCTGGCAAGTCAGTGTCCGGAAGCAGCCTGGAAGTTCCTGGAAGGGAGGAAAGATGTCTTAATCGTCTTTATAATCCTCCTGTGCCTAGCACTTAGATTTACATAATGCATTCTCAGTAttggttgaatgagtgaatgagttgAAGTattaaataaagctttttttgTTGTAGCCTCACTCCCAAAAAGTCTTTCATCATTTACATGATTGTTCTTTAATctcatctttgttttctcttgtctcattttattctaaattatgaCCATAAATTCTTATGTATAGATACTATTCTGATTTAGGTTCTGTGGCcacatctttaaaaatagaaaattcaatttTCAATCAATTCAGTCAAAGAAGAAGAAATCTTTTTTCTAAAACCTAAATCCCAGTCTTGCTTTATAAACAAATATGTCTGGGATTTATGTagcattctttaaaatattcaaaactcTTTGACATATGTTACAAAGGGAATAATATAAAGTAGACAGTAAGCCTTTGCTTTTCTGCCATACATACTCAGCCTATCCTTCCTTAACTCCCTGAAGATGGGTTGAGTCATATTCAAAGTGTGTCCTAACAGCTATACAGAAATTCCAGAGCTGTAGAATTGGTAGCTTGTTGTGTGAACATGTCTTATTCAGTGCCCTTGAACAATAGTAATATCTAAGCATTCTTAGAACCATCATACGTTTTTGATAAAGTTCtatattttatcatttgcctTAAAGCAATCctgcaaagtaaagaaaaataggatTTTCTACTTTGGATAAATAAGTTGCCTTGTTATATTAATTAAAGGACCACATGATTTCTAGCAAGCAATAAGGTCATTGTAGTGTTATGTAATATTTAATGtttacataaaacaaatttgTTCATAAATACTTCTACCCAgttgtttcaatttctttttgaaatgtgTCTTTTTCCTTCATATAATTACGTAGGATGATTTTGACACTGAAACTAAAGtaggaaagcagaaaaaaaacccTGGATCTTATGAACTTGGAGGTAAGAAgttaatgaaaatgtaaattaattaatttactttgaATTCAGTTTTAtaccattttaacttttttttttttctagaacaaAGTTTAGTTTGTGACGAAGATGAAATTATGAGGTCTAAAGAAAGTCCAGATCTTTCAATTTCTCATTCTCAGGTATAAACTTGAGAGTTCTATCTCActtttaacttgattttttttcaaaagacttTGCTGCTTATATGCTTATTTGTTACCTCTCAGATTTTCTTATATTCTAAggattttttaagaagaaaattaggCAGTAAGAATGGTTACTAACAAAATCTGGGAATTATATTTGAAAAGTTTTAAGTATACTACAGGTTGATTTGTTTAGTAATTAACCTAAATACTGTTCACAGACTCAGAATTTCAAAGCTAAGCAGAATCTTAAGCAATTATTAACTCCACCATCCTTTGCATTTACCAATGGAGTATAGAATGTGTTTTTGTTGCTTGAAAAGaacatgtttaattttgttttctatatacagtaaaatTCTGAAGCAACATTTAGATAAAATCAACATGAAAATAATGGGACTGATGATTGATTGTCTACCTTCCTTTGTACATGCCTTCTCCAGTGGGAGTGGGCTGAAGTTCTTATCTTCTGGAAAAGTGGTACCTAGAGATAATTTGGGACTTTCTCAGTTCAATGAATGGTCAGTTATGTACAGTGTCAGTTTCACTACCTTTACCTTTGTACTTTTTGTAACAGTAAGAACCAATTCAAAATTATTGGTTTTCATTAATTCAACATAGCAAGGCTCTAAATTTTATGTGATTGAATTTTTTAACCCCATTATTGTGTTATAAAaaacttttatattattattttatgtggtTTTGtgtatttatcttcttttttaggTTGAGCGGTTAGTCAGTAAAACATCTGAACTTGATGTGTCTGAAAGCAAAACAAGAAgtggaaaaatatttcaaaataaaatggtaaGCATCTCCTTAGATTTGTTTTCCATTCCAACCTTGTAATTTCCCCCcataattctgtttattttgcttttagtaCTTCGTTTATTAGACCAACATTTAGTAAGCACCTGTTATGTGTCAGGTACTTTATTAGGTGCTATAGATAAAAACATGAATAATGCTTCCTACTCTTAGCTGAAAGTCTAGTAATTGAAAGTCCACAAGTAGGGCCACGATAGCAATCTGAATAGGCTACATAGAGGCACAAAGGAAGGAATGGTTAATTTTACTGAGGGTACATTAGAGAGGGGAATCCAAGAAAGGCTTTGAGAAGTGACACTATCATCCAGACTCCCTAGGAAATTTCCTAGAATGCCAAAGTTCCCATGATCTATCTTGTAAATGGATTATCTTATTAATAAGACATTAAATATGaatgtctatatatatacatatatatagatctTGCATAAATTGaatctcaaattttttttaaaaaatccactgcTTCGTTTTAATTTTTGGTATGACTTGTACTAAatagaaatttgcattttattttagagTTTTAAGTTATTCTCAAAGTTTCAGAGGTGGAGAAAAAGCTTTTtgtaaaatgtgtaaaatattaTATCTTGGATTATATTCATTAGGAAACAAATAGCACACTCTAACAGTGGTGTGTTGGAGCGTTTCTTTCTAAATGTTCATTCAGTGACATCCAACTTGGACATGATGAAAGTATTCATAGCATGGAAATCAGCAAATGTCTCAACTCAGGATTTGTTTCTCCCAGAGAATGGGTTGTtgaacatttaccagcacaccactgatgACAGTGCCATTTTTAGATGCTCTTTTTTCCTACATTCTCAGTGTGAAGTTGGAACTGGCAGAAGGCAGCTTCGAACTAGTGTGTTGatgaaaatgagagataaaagaaGTTCAAAAATTACTACCTCCAGCAGCAAAATGCTCTTCCTAGGCAGCTTCTATTTAGATTGAGTATcctttagtattctttattccacaaAAATACTCCTGATTTTGAGAACAATGACTGAGTTATGGTTAGAAAAGGACAAGGAATGaaaatgctgaataatatttaataatagtaaGGAAGTTACCATTGAAAAGTACACTTCAGGCATCGGAAAATAAGTGTGTCCTTTTAGAGACTAGCAATATGACAGCTAATAATTTGTCATCATccaatattcattttaaaaactgcatatatagcattattaacaatagccaaaaggtggggaAAACCTAAGTGTTCATAacaggtgaatagataaacaaaatgtagtatatcaaTACAGCAGATcattattattcagccataaaaaggaatgaagtaccaatacatgctacaacttggatgaatcttgaaaacattatgctaagtaaaagaagccagtcacaaaagtccACATATTATATGGTGCTATTTATATGAAAGTCCAGAATAGAGAtttctatagagacagaaagtcttAATGCTGGTGGGAGGATGGGGGAATAGGAGAGTCATAGCTGTAAGGGTATAAGATTTCTTTTTGGAGgatgaaagtgttctaaaattgactgtggtgatggttgcacaactctgaatatacttagaatcattgaattgtacactctTAATTGGATAAATCTATGGTatctgaattatatctcagtggaGTTGGTTATTCTTTTAAAACTGCATATAGTTGTGTATGGTTGAAAAATATGTTGgttgttctttgaaaaataacCAGTTAGTAATAATTATATCTTTGTGGAGGCTAATGGAAATCAACAAGTAAAATCTTCTAAGGAAAATCGGAAGAGAAGTCAACTTGAATCTGGGAAAACAGTAAGTCTTATTATAATACATAGGCTGAATATAATGACAAATATCAGAATATCATTACTATAGATTAAACTTAAAATGATAAATGTGATAATATTCCTGGATATACCTCAGAACTCTGATATCCAAATCttgtttaaatatatttgagTCTAAAAAAGGGggtgattttaaaattaaatgtgctatgttggtttattaatttttccatATAAACATTTACTGTCTTATTCTATGAATGATTTGACTTTAttggaggaaataataaaataaaaatcagtgtcAGGAAAAAATATGAATAGAATGAGAAAATGAGAGTACAAGAATATTCAGGCCATTTTATTCATATAGCATTAAAATTGGACCACAGATTTGATCTGAGCTTTCTAAAGTAGAAACAAGATGGTACCAAATCCACGTGTTCCCTGAAAGTATAGAATCTCTTCCTAGTAccgtaagagaaagaaaatttttcctGACTTAAATCCTGTAAcacttattttatatttggaaacTTATTTTACCAAATCAGTTAGTGTATTTGTCATTTCtgagataaatatttatatttgtaacaAGAATTTTTAGTATTATTAGTAGGTTAAAATTACACAACTGAAAACTTAAAGACTATTTTTTCTGCAAAAACATAATCCAATTTGTATCATTAGTGAGTTTttaccagaaaaataaaagttcaatAACTTAGAATCTTGTTAGCAATTTTCCTAATTCATCCTCCCATTCATTGAAGTGTGCATTGAATGTCTAATATTATCAGGCACTGCAAGCACCagcaatacaaaaacaaaatgggATTTAAATTTTACATGATGCCAAAGTGGAATGTTGCTCTATTTGCagctcattttttaatctttctcccctccatccccccaaAATACTTTACTATTTTGAGGACATAATGTTAAATCTATCTTTTTAACTACTCCAACAACCCTAATGAAAACCTTGTATTTTGCAAGGATATGCTTTCAGCAGCCCTTAGGAGATATAAATATGTCAATAATAAAATTTACGCTACTTTTAAAGAACCCAGTTATCCTATCCTAGTAGGAAATAGTATGCtaggtaaaattttttaaaagaaaggaggaaggaagaaag
The sequence above is a segment of the Vicugna pacos chromosome 21, VicPac4, whole genome shotgun sequence genome. Coding sequences within it:
- the HORMAD1 gene encoding HORMA domain-containing protein 1 isoform X3 — protein: MATAQLRRTSSTSALVFPNKISTEQQSLVLVKRLLAVSVSCITYLRGIFPECAYGTRYLDDLCVKILREDKSCPGSSQLVKWMLGCYDALQKKYLRMVVLAVYTNPEDPQTISECYQFKFKYTSNGPIMDFISRNQKSESNMPSADTKKASILLIRKIYVLMQNLGPLPNDVCLTMKLFYYDEVTPPDYQPPGFKDGDCEGVIFEGEPMYLNVGEVPTAFHTFKIKVTTEKERMENIDSTILSPKQLKTPLQKILMDKDDLEDEQEHCTSDDFDTETKVGKQKKNPGSYELGEQSLVCDEDEIMRSKESPDLSISHSQVERLVSKTSELDVSESKTRSGKIFQNKMANGNQQVKSSKENRKRSQLESGKTVRRQFDSSSQESVPKRRKFRAPKERI
- the HORMAD1 gene encoding HORMA domain-containing protein 1 isoform X2, coding for MYFSVTSHLLVDLKKILYQKMATAQLRRTSSTSALVFPNKISTEQQSLVLVKRLLAVSVSCITYLRGIFPECAYGTRYLDDLCVKILREDKSCPGSSQLVKWMLGCYDALQKKYLRMVVLAVYTNPEDPQTISECYQFKFKYTSNGPIMDFIRNQKSESNMPSADTKKASILLIRKIYVLMQNLGPLPNDVCLTMKLFYYDEVTPPDYQPPGFKDGDCEGVIFEGEPMYLNVGEVPTAFHTFKIKVTTEKERMENIDSTILSPKQLKTPLQKILMDKDDLEDEQEHCTSDDFDTETKVGKQKKNPGSYELGEQSLVCDEDEIMRSKESPDLSISHSQVERLVSKTSELDVSESKTRSGKIFQNKMANGNQQVKSSKENRKRSQLESGKTVRRQFDSSSQESVPKRRKFRAPKERI
- the HORMAD1 gene encoding HORMA domain-containing protein 1 isoform X1; the encoded protein is MYFSVTSHLLVDLKKILYQKMATAQLRRTSSTSALVFPNKISTEQQSLVLVKRLLAVSVSCITYLRGIFPECAYGTRYLDDLCVKILREDKSCPGSSQLVKWMLGCYDALQKKYLRMVVLAVYTNPEDPQTISECYQFKFKYTSNGPIMDFISRNQKSESNMPSADTKKASILLIRKIYVLMQNLGPLPNDVCLTMKLFYYDEVTPPDYQPPGFKDGDCEGVIFEGEPMYLNVGEVPTAFHTFKIKVTTEKERMENIDSTILSPKQLKTPLQKILMDKDDLEDEQEHCTSDDFDTETKVGKQKKNPGSYELGEQSLVCDEDEIMRSKESPDLSISHSQVERLVSKTSELDVSESKTRSGKIFQNKMANGNQQVKSSKENRKRSQLESGKTVRRQFDSSSQESVPKRRKFRAPKERI